The following are encoded in a window of Methanococcus voltae genomic DNA:
- the spcS gene encoding O-phosphoseryl-tRNA(Sec) selenium transferase, producing the protein MLDINIKGTIPKNMEERGLNILSDNLGEIENILNQRKMPKKGLSDEKIELLLNFLANMDTDKDPKAIRVGEREARISSEIHKKLSSNFCHGIGRSGNLVDPQPKAPGASAMYALTNKILESFLKNLNVNVNALATPVSTGMSIALCLSALQRGFLVENVDVGKDTKITTKQYSKYDGANVVIYPYASHKSPIKSTSFVGMRMRFVETKLSDKDDCVEIPVEDIISATEKELKDGKNPVVLSTLTFFPPRRSDNVEEISKYCLENDIPHIINGAYAIQNHKYLDKLKKALKYRVDAIVSSTDKNLMTPIGGGIIYSKDKNFLKEVSLTYPGRASATPIVNTFVSLLSMGMDKYTYLMKEQVKNKNLLDELLIDLANKTGNKKLNVDSPIASCISTQKDPIDVSAKLYNLRVTGPRGIRTTDHFGNCYMQDYKYNYVVMNASIGVKETDVINAVDKLSKVI; encoded by the coding sequence ATGCTTGATATTAATATAAAAGGAACTATACCTAAAAATATGGAAGAACGGGGTTTAAACATCTTATCCGATAATCTCGGAGAAATCGAAAATATACTAAATCAGCGAAAAATGCCTAAAAAAGGTTTAAGTGACGAAAAAATAGAGTTACTTTTAAATTTCTTGGCAAACATGGACACTGACAAAGACCCAAAAGCTATACGAGTTGGTGAAAGAGAGGCTCGAATTTCATCAGAAATACATAAAAAATTATCATCTAATTTTTGTCATGGCATTGGCAGAAGTGGAAATCTCGTAGATCCTCAGCCTAAGGCACCAGGAGCAAGTGCTATGTACGCATTAACAAATAAAATACTAGAAAGCTTTTTAAAAAACTTAAATGTAAATGTTAACGCCTTGGCAACACCTGTGTCAACAGGAATGTCCATTGCGTTATGTTTAAGTGCCTTACAGCGTGGATTTTTAGTTGAAAATGTTGATGTGGGTAAAGATACGAAAATTACTACAAAGCAGTATTCCAAATACGATGGTGCAAATGTGGTAATTTACCCTTACGCGTCCCATAAAAGCCCTATAAAGTCTACTTCTTTTGTAGGAATGAGAATGAGGTTTGTGGAGACCAAATTAAGTGATAAAGACGATTGCGTGGAAATACCTGTCGAGGATATAATTTCGGCAACTGAAAAAGAGTTAAAAGATGGTAAAAATCCAGTAGTTTTAAGTACGTTAACATTTTTCCCACCCCGTAGAAGTGATAACGTGGAAGAAATTTCCAAGTATTGTCTAGAAAATGATATTCCTCATATTATAAATGGAGCTTATGCAATACAAAACCACAAATACCTTGATAAGCTTAAAAAAGCCTTAAAGTACCGAGTTGATGCTATTGTAAGTTCCACAGATAAAAATTTAATGACTCCAATCGGTGGGGGAATTATATATTCAAAAGATAAAAATTTCTTAAAAGAAGTTTCTTTGACATATCCAGGTAGGGCTTCCGCAACACCTATCGTAAACACGTTTGTATCACTTTTGTCAATGGGTATGGACAAATATACATATTTAATGAAAGAACAAGTTAAGAACAAAAATTTGTTAGACGAACTATTGATTGATTTGGCAAATAAAACAGGAAATAAAAAATTAAATGTCGATAGCCCCATAGCTTCCTGTATATCTACACAAAAAGACCCTATCGACGTTTCTGCAAAGCTATATAATCTTAGAGTTACCGGTCCAAGGGGTATAAGAACCACAGATCATTTTGGGAACTGTTATATGCAAGATTACAAGTATAATTACGTAGTTATGAATGCTTCAATCGGCGTTAAAGAAACTGACGTTATTAATGCGGTAGACAAATTAAGTAAGGTTATTTAA
- a CDS encoding 2-isopropylmalate synthase, producing MNNNRLKKNNRNKNIRNLEIFDTTLRDGEQTPEVSFPTNAKLEIASKLDELGVDVIEAGFPISSNGEFEAVKKIKQLNLNAKICGLSRCQKGDIDAIIDCDLDNIHLFIATSQLHREYKLKKSKEQILEIVSDSITYAKEHGLNVEFSAEDATRTELDYLTEVYTEAILSKTDYIDIPDTVGILTPKKMENLIKNLTSNLNNNLNNNLNNNLKVPNLSVHCHNDFGLAVANSLTAFEQGVSQVHCTINGIGERAGNTDLAELVSSLKFLYNNEDGKMGINTNIKTELLYDISKLVSHYSNISIAPNKPLVGRNAFAHESGIHTHGVIENALTYEPIDPKKVGNKRRLVLGKHAGTHSIKLKLEEMGLIVGENLSNEQFEEIVVKIKALGDKGKLVLDADLRAIIKDVTSKVLKSKRVVNLEQLAVVTGINVIPTASVAVNIAGKRYKSSQMGIGPVDASLKALESVVGETVKAKLIEYTINAATGGSDAVADVTVKLENNKKIVTAKSTSEDVVHASVEAVIEGINRLLDESTID from the coding sequence ATGAACAACAACAGATTAAAAAAGAATAATAGAAATAAAAACATAAGAAATTTGGAAATTTTTGACACTACACTAAGGGATGGAGAGCAAACTCCGGAAGTATCTTTCCCAACAAATGCCAAATTAGAAATTGCTAGTAAATTAGATGAATTAGGCGTAGATGTAATAGAAGCAGGATTTCCGATATCTTCAAACGGCGAATTTGAAGCGGTTAAGAAAATAAAGCAATTAAATTTAAATGCAAAAATTTGTGGGCTTTCAAGATGTCAAAAAGGGGATATTGACGCCATTATAGATTGCGATTTAGATAATATTCATTTATTTATTGCAACGTCACAATTACATCGAGAATACAAATTAAAAAAATCAAAAGAGCAAATATTGGAAATCGTTTCCGATTCCATAACTTATGCAAAGGAACACGGATTAAATGTGGAGTTTTCGGCAGAAGATGCTACACGGACAGAGCTTGATTATTTAACTGAAGTATATACCGAAGCAATTTTATCAAAAACAGATTATATTGATATTCCAGACACCGTGGGTATTTTAACCCCTAAAAAAATGGAAAATTTGATAAAAAACTTAACTAGTAATTTAAATAATAATCTAAATAATAATCTAAATAATAATTTAAAAGTGCCAAATTTATCCGTACATTGCCATAATGACTTCGGTTTAGCAGTAGCTAACTCATTGACAGCTTTTGAACAAGGAGTATCACAAGTACACTGTACTATTAATGGAATAGGTGAAAGAGCAGGTAATACAGATCTTGCAGAGCTTGTTTCAAGTTTAAAGTTCTTATACAATAACGAAGACGGAAAAATGGGCATAAATACCAATATAAAAACTGAACTGTTGTACGATATCTCAAAATTAGTTTCCCATTATTCTAACATATCAATAGCCCCAAATAAACCATTAGTAGGAAGAAACGCCTTTGCACATGAAAGTGGGATACATACGCACGGTGTAATTGAAAATGCACTTACTTATGAACCAATTGACCCGAAAAAGGTCGGGAATAAAAGAAGATTGGTTTTAGGAAAACACGCAGGTACACACTCTATAAAATTAAAACTCGAAGAAATGGGTTTAATTGTGGGTGAAAACCTATCGAATGAACAGTTTGAAGAAATAGTTGTTAAAATAAAGGCACTAGGGGATAAGGGAAAATTAGTTCTAGATGCTGATTTAAGGGCAATTATAAAGGATGTTACATCTAAGGTGCTTAAATCAAAACGTGTAGTAAATTTAGAGCAATTGGCAGTTGTAACGGGTATAAATGTAATACCTACGGCAAGTGTAGCAGTTAATATTGCAGGTAAGCGGTATAAATCCTCACAAATGGGGATTGGACCAGTTGACGCCTCTTTAAAAGCTCTTGAATCCGTAGTTGGCGAGACTGTAAAAGCAAAACTTATCGAATATACCATAAATGCAGCTACGGGCGGTAGTGACGCTGTTGCTGACGTAACCGTCAAATTGGAGAATAATAAAAAGATAGTGACTGCAAAATCCACCAGTGAAGACGTGGTTCACGCCTCTGTCGAAGCAGTAATTGAAGGTATTAATCGATTACTAGATGAAAGTACCATCGATTAA
- a CDS encoding PhoU domain-containing protein: MMRGKDATLHAILNTIIEDEPETQDEIAEKLDVSRRYVAKLLKPLIDDKVVKHPYVLNIDKLQDYGKYIEEEKFFGQIINSLHEMGNCVMEHNAKIINALNTNDIEEAKSIIVMDYMLNRMEDELNLVIKMKYSKYLTNEQILLITSIASNIERCGDYLSNIAEEIVDGLVISENIKPDIHELQKTMTNMFPIAMQMVIDREVNMDIYEQEKKLHRIIDKLLDKISNQTPEISNILKYIEFGMFLKDVERFGDRSIKIYELSRELHYNIPSSTKIPENVRNG; this comes from the coding sequence ATGATGAGAGGAAAGGATGCAACACTACACGCGATATTAAATACCATAATTGAAGATGAACCCGAAACTCAGGACGAAATTGCTGAAAAATTAGATGTCAGTAGACGATACGTTGCAAAACTTTTAAAACCCCTTATTGACGATAAGGTGGTAAAACACCCGTACGTATTAAATATTGATAAATTACAAGATTATGGAAAATATATCGAAGAAGAAAAGTTTTTTGGACAAATTATTAACTCATTGCACGAAATGGGTAATTGCGTAATGGAACATAACGCTAAAATAATAAATGCACTTAATACTAACGATATAGAAGAAGCCAAGTCAATTATAGTTATGGATTACATGTTAAATAGAATGGAAGATGAATTAAACCTAGTAATAAAGATGAAATACTCAAAATACTTAACAAATGAACAAATTTTACTTATAACGTCCATAGCTTCAAATATTGAACGATGCGGTGACTATTTATCTAACATTGCTGAAGAAATAGTTGATGGACTAGTTATTAGTGAAAATATTAAGCCAGATATCCACGAATTGCAAAAAACCATGACAAATATGTTTCCTATTGCCATGCAAATGGTGATTGACAGGGAAGTAAACATGGATATTTACGAGCAAGAAAAGAAATTACATAGAATTATCGACAAACTATTGGATAAAATAAGCAACCAAACTCCAGAAATTAGTAATATACTAAAATATATTGAATTTGGAATGTTTTTAAAAGACGTAGAAAGATTTGGCGATAGAAGTATTAAAATTTATGAATTAAGCAGGGAATTACATTATAATATCCCATCTAGTACCAAAATTCCGGAAAACGTTAGAAATGGATAA
- a CDS encoding UPF0146 family protein → MIVKEFKEEKFNLVKPLYNYLLENYLLENPDLQILELGVGFYFEMALKLKKNNYNITVMDFNQKAVDNANYLGLDAFKDDLFNPNHGLYGEYDLIYSVRPPRDLQNDIYNIAKLNNCELVIQPLSNETPLESLKAINYNGKILCKL, encoded by the coding sequence ATGATTGTAAAAGAGTTTAAAGAAGAAAAATTTAATCTTGTAAAACCTTTATATAATTATCTTTTGGAAAATTATCTTTTGGAAAATCCTGATTTACAAATTTTGGAATTAGGTGTAGGTTTTTACTTTGAAATGGCGCTAAAATTAAAGAAAAATAATTATAACATTACAGTAATGGATTTTAATCAAAAAGCAGTAGATAATGCAAATTATTTGGGTTTAGATGCTTTCAAAGATGACCTTTTTAATCCAAATCATGGCTTATATGGGGAATATGATTTAATCTATTCTGTACGGCCACCGCGTGATTTACAGAATGATATCTATAACATTGCAAAATTAAATAACTGTGAGCTTGTTATACAGCCATTATCTAACGAAACACCATTAGAATCTTTAAAAGCCATAAATTATAATGGAAAAATACTTTGCAAATTATAA
- a CDS encoding YcaO-related McrA-glycine thioamidation protein: MDNLQKDTNSENTKNTKNTKNNKNNKNTKINYTLAAYRLCTPEETMEKVEPILKRIGVTRTARIDGLDRIGIPVYSSIRPEAKEGAISVYAGKGATETQAKVSSSMEAIERYCAEQDEYTPLKSTNTPKNPLELKELIIPNLNMLIIHKELNNNTNNPNNTNNMDNSNINENNMDNVDNTNNNDNNKLDDNLSLNNSNLNLSAVEWVEGYDIINDEYVDVPANSVFHPYEANTGKWLFRSNTNGLASGNSYEEAVFHGILEVVERDAWSISELSRNTYRKVNLQNAKNPLIHEMLLKFRKAKINVIIKDLTSEVGIPTVACISDEDVLKDPALLCMGVGCHLDPEIAVIRALTEVAQSRATQIHGAREDTVRADLIRKVEYDRMKRIQRRWFTHKEEIDIAEIKNCASYDLKTDIETVKTMLKDNGFDKIVVLNLNKSTVDDVNVVRVIIPKMEVYAVDDARISKDVKERIKTNLLGTRKII; the protein is encoded by the coding sequence ATGGATAATTTGCAAAAAGATACCAATTCAGAAAATACTAAAAATACTAAAAATACTAAAAATAATAAAAATAATAAAAATACCAAAATAAACTACACTTTGGCAGCATATAGACTTTGTACTCCTGAAGAAACAATGGAAAAGGTAGAACCGATCTTAAAAAGAATTGGCGTGACTAGAACAGCCAGGATTGATGGTTTAGACCGTATAGGTATACCGGTTTATTCTTCAATACGTCCAGAAGCTAAAGAGGGCGCCATAAGCGTATACGCAGGTAAAGGGGCAACTGAAACACAAGCAAAAGTTTCTTCGTCAATGGAAGCAATAGAGCGATACTGTGCTGAACAGGATGAATATACACCTTTAAAATCAACCAATACTCCAAAAAATCCCTTAGAATTAAAAGAATTAATAATACCAAATTTAAATATGTTGATAATCCATAAAGAATTGAACAATAATACCAATAATCCTAATAATACCAATAATATGGATAATTCAAATATTAATGAGAATAATATGGATAATGTTGATAATACCAATAATAACGACAATAACAAGTTAGATGATAACCTTAGTTTAAATAATTCAAATTTAAATCTTTCGGCGGTTGAATGGGTCGAAGGTTACGATATAATAAACGATGAATACGTCGACGTACCTGCTAACAGTGTTTTTCATCCTTACGAGGCAAATACTGGCAAATGGTTGTTTAGAAGTAATACAAACGGTTTAGCGTCTGGTAATTCTTATGAAGAAGCAGTTTTTCATGGAATACTTGAAGTAGTAGAACGTGACGCATGGAGTATTTCGGAATTATCTAGAAATACTTACAGAAAAGTAAATTTACAAAATGCAAAAAATCCCCTTATCCATGAAATGTTATTAAAATTCAGAAAAGCAAAAATAAACGTCATCATTAAAGATTTAACAAGTGAAGTAGGTATACCTACCGTCGCATGTATAAGTGATGAAGATGTGCTTAAAGACCCTGCGCTTTTATGTATGGGGGTAGGTTGCCATTTAGACCCTGAAATAGCAGTTATAAGAGCGTTAACTGAAGTAGCACAAAGTAGGGCAACCCAGATTCACGGTGCTAGGGAAGATACTGTAAGAGCCGACTTAATCCGTAAAGTAGAATATGACAGAATGAAGAGAATTCAGAGAAGATGGTTTACTCATAAAGAAGAAATAGATATCGCAGAAATAAAGAATTGTGCAAGCTATGACTTAAAAACAGATATTGAAACTGTAAAAACAATGTTAAAAGATAATGGATTCGATAAAATTGTTGTATTGAATTTAAACAAGTCCACTGTCGATGATGTAAACGTGGTACGGGTAATTATACCTAAAATGGAAGTTTATGCGGTAGATGATGCTAGAATCTCTAAAGATGTAAAAGAAAGAATTAAAACTAATTTACTCGGTACGAGAAAAATTATATAA
- a CDS encoding DUF167 domain-containing protein: MLNEVVKEANNGTYVNIDVTTNARTNEIGKINEWRKRLEIRIKQQPIEGKANKAIIKFIKSELNLKTDVEIVTGSTNSQKTLFFKNLDKNTVLIKLNLKE; encoded by the coding sequence ATATTAAACGAAGTAGTAAAAGAAGCCAATAACGGCACTTATGTAAATATCGATGTTACTACAAATGCTCGAACTAATGAAATCGGTAAAATAAACGAATGGCGTAAAAGGTTGGAAATACGTATAAAACAACAACCTATCGAAGGTAAAGCAAATAAGGCCATTATCAAGTTTATAAAATCAGAATTGAATTTAAAAACAGACGTAGAAATAGTTACTGGTTCTACAAATAGTCAAAAGACATTGTTTTTTAAAAATTTGGACAAAAATACCGTTTTAATAAAATTAAACTTAAAAGAATAA
- the lysA gene encoding diaminopimelate decarboxylase, with protein MISKKDGILHIDGYKIEEIAKKYGTPLYIMSETQIRSNFDKYTQSFNRYTKETGKEVIFSFAYKANTNLAITTLLNKIGCGADVVSGGELYIAKLSKVPSNKIVFNGNCKLVEEIKMGVEADIRAFNVDGISDLILINETAKEMGKIANVAFRVNPNVDPKTHPKISTGLKKNKFGLDIEDGTALKAIKMAEEMENVKVVGIHCHIGSQLTQIDPFVEEAHKLMEFIVTLKEEGIEVRDLNIGGGLGIPYDKNTEIPVQADLAKAVIDTIVSYSDKIALPNLIVEPGRSIVGTAGVLVGKTIHRKETKVANWIMIDAGMNDMMRPAIYEAYHEITPCTIRDGTEEVLNIAGGLCESSDVFGKDRTVPTIKVGDYVAVLDVGAYGISMANNYNSRGKPAMVLTNEKEISLIRERESLADLIAKDIVPNHLL; from the coding sequence ATGATATCCAAAAAAGATGGCATATTACACATCGATGGCTATAAAATCGAAGAAATAGCAAAGAAGTATGGTACTCCTTTGTACATAATGAGTGAAACTCAAATAAGAAGTAATTTTGATAAATACACTCAATCATTCAATAGGTACACCAAAGAAACAGGAAAAGAAGTAATATTCTCATTCGCATATAAAGCAAATACAAATCTTGCAATAACAACACTTTTAAACAAAATAGGCTGTGGAGCTGACGTAGTAAGCGGTGGAGAGCTCTATATTGCAAAATTATCCAAAGTGCCTTCAAATAAAATAGTATTTAACGGAAACTGTAAATTAGTTGAAGAAATAAAAATGGGCGTAGAAGCTGATATTAGAGCTTTTAACGTAGATGGTATAAGCGACTTAATCCTTATAAACGAAACTGCAAAGGAAATGGGAAAAATAGCAAACGTAGCGTTTAGAGTAAATCCAAACGTTGACCCTAAAACCCACCCTAAAATTTCAACTGGTTTAAAGAAAAATAAATTTGGATTAGATATCGAAGATGGAACAGCTTTAAAAGCCATAAAAATGGCTGAAGAAATGGAAAACGTAAAAGTTGTAGGAATCCATTGTCATATCGGTTCACAATTAACTCAAATTGACCCATTCGTTGAAGAAGCACACAAATTAATGGAATTCATCGTTACTTTAAAAGAAGAAGGCATAGAAGTAAGAGACCTTAACATCGGTGGCGGTTTAGGTATTCCATACGATAAAAATACGGAAATTCCAGTTCAAGCTGACCTCGCAAAAGCTGTAATCGACACAATCGTAAGTTACAGTGACAAAATAGCACTCCCAAACTTAATCGTAGAGCCAGGTAGAAGTATCGTAGGAACTGCGGGTGTTTTAGTTGGAAAAACAATCCACCGAAAAGAAACAAAAGTTGCTAACTGGATAATGATTGATGCAGGTATGAATGACATGATGAGACCTGCAATCTACGAGGCATACCACGAAATAACACCTTGTACAATCAGAGATGGAACCGAGGAAGTTTTAAATATTGCAGGCGGTTTGTGCGAAAGTTCAGACGTTTTCGGAAAAGACAGGACCGTTCCAACAATAAAAGTTGGCGATTACGTTGCAGTACTTGATGTAGGGGCTTACGGTATAAGTATGGCAAACAACTACAATTCAAGAGGAAAACCAGCTATGGTTTTAACCAACGAAAAAGAAATTAGCTTAATACGTGAAAGAGAATCTTTAGCAGATTTAATTGCAAAAGATATCGTACCAAATCACCTATTATAA
- a CDS encoding MarR family transcriptional regulator, producing the protein MVSQDKILTEFYKNDGILSTNDLKELVGVSKHETLRNVSKSMNTLISKKIVGKVRGPKNTSIYFLIAPYEFIMDEYEKSKLLEDFCMNIVRKVALEYDNCKTFEKNGTIILKYGNSYQIRNYLKILKLIMDYFNKPINYILHDNYLLVTKNLHVEIDVFNVESLISEMDKTLEKNKKGLNLLNTEVKYTFNRKKSYEE; encoded by the coding sequence ATGGTTTCTCAAGATAAAATATTAACTGAATTCTATAAAAACGACGGTATTCTGTCTACAAATGATTTAAAAGAATTAGTAGGCGTTTCGAAACATGAAACACTTAGAAATGTTTCAAAATCCATGAACACATTAATATCTAAAAAAATTGTTGGAAAAGTCCGAGGTCCAAAAAATACTTCAATATACTTTTTAATAGCCCCTTACGAGTTTATCATGGATGAATACGAAAAAAGTAAATTATTAGAAGATTTCTGTATGAATATCGTTCGAAAAGTTGCTTTGGAATATGATAATTGTAAAACTTTTGAAAAAAATGGAACCATCATTTTAAAATACGGTAATTCATATCAAATAAGAAATTATTTAAAAATTCTAAAATTGATTATGGATTACTTTAACAAGCCTATTAACTACATACTTCACGATAATTACCTATTAGTTACCAAAAATTTACACGTTGAAATTGATGTTTTTAACGTGGAATCATTAATTTCTGAAATGGATAAAACACTTGAAAAAAATAAAAAAGGATTAAATTTGCTCAATACCGAAGTAAAATACACATTTAATCGTAAAAAATCATATGAAGAATAA
- a CDS encoding DUF1786 domain-containing protein, with protein MDIFCIDIGNGTQDLIYYNNEKNIENAVKLILPSPTQILGSTISKMKENLRIDGEIMGGGAVSYYILKKIKQGYTVEISEDCAQTIRDDLDQVRAKGIIIKDKIENPNVILKDLDFYMYKNIFNTINTDFEPDHVCVACQDHGFVKGQSDRVTRFKYFKEKLSETRNPYDFYFEKKTGYFTRFNVILNSLKNENYKGFVMDSKIASVCGIMNYANEQKIDEYIGLDIGNGHTLGVSIKNNLIYGLYEHHTNLLTKEKLLDYNEKLKSCTLTNEEVFDDMGHGACPLAPINLAKTYIAGPNRRIFKDYGEYAYSGGDVMITGCVGLLDTLNHKLNIK; from the coding sequence ATGGATATTTTTTGCATTGACATTGGAAACGGCACCCAAGATTTAATCTATTATAATAATGAAAAGAACATAGAAAATGCCGTAAAATTAATATTGCCATCCCCTACTCAAATATTGGGTAGTACTATTTCCAAAATGAAGGAAAATTTAAGAATAGACGGCGAAATAATGGGTGGTGGAGCCGTAAGCTATTATATTTTAAAGAAAATTAAACAAGGCTATACTGTAGAGATATCTGAAGATTGTGCACAAACTATAAGGGATGATTTAGACCAAGTTAGGGCAAAAGGGATTATCATTAAGGATAAAATAGAAAACCCAAACGTAATTTTAAAGGATTTAGATTTTTATATGTATAAAAACATATTTAATACAATAAATACCGATTTCGAACCTGATCATGTATGTGTAGCTTGTCAAGACCATGGTTTTGTAAAAGGACAAAGCGATAGGGTAACACGGTTTAAATACTTTAAGGAAAAACTAAGTGAAACAAGAAATCCCTATGATTTTTATTTTGAGAAAAAAACCGGTTATTTTACTAGATTTAACGTTATTCTAAACTCATTAAAAAACGAAAATTACAAAGGTTTTGTAATGGATAGTAAAATAGCATCCGTATGCGGGATTATGAATTATGCAAACGAGCAAAAAATAGACGAATATATCGGATTAGACATCGGAAATGGTCACACTTTAGGTGTTTCTATTAAAAATAATCTTATTTACGGATTGTATGAGCACCATACTAATTTATTGACCAAAGAAAAGTTATTGGATTATAATGAAAAACTTAAAAGTTGTACGTTAACAAATGAAGAAGTCTTTGACGACATGGGTCATGGAGCTTGTCCATTAGCACCAATAAACCTAGCTAAAACTTATATTGCAGGACCTAATAGGCGTATTTTCAAAGATTACGGAGAATATGCTTATTCGGGTGGCGATGTAATGATTACCGGTTGTGTAGGTCTCTTGGATACTTTAAATCATAAATTGAATATAAAATAG
- a CDS encoding tRNA(Ile)(2)-agmatinylcytidine synthase, translated as MYIGIDDTDSREKYCTTYVGTLIVEELLKLGYILEEPRLIRMNPMVKYKTRGNGGVCLKIIGKKEADNESKTESQKEETSEKTIIKSPKLIRSIKSQLYPEINEESYKLSKSEYLEVKTLVTSLVEKYTDFHCSTTNPGIVLINSKLTRQKKAILKNYYNRVLTEIVTLDEAEAIIKKVGAEYVKYKKGLGIIGSLGSISSYFAENQTYTYELLAYREKDKWGTERYVLDSSVVEMDKLTYPYTFNNVDNNKNIIAPNTKCPVLYGVRGISKEIVLKAKDIIECENIDKYMIFRTNQGTDQHLRLMNIADAKENTGAILSGCVTQEFKEISGGHVLIELSDNTGSINCMAYEPTKKFRHIIRELAIGDLITVYGTIREEPYQLNIEKINVVKLNNIYEKVKKCECGGTLKSKGISSGYKCNKCGKRLKYDEIPKIQIVRNLREGFYEVPPSARRHLSMPLSLINYLPNKLR; from the coding sequence ATGTATATCGGAATTGATGATACGGACAGTAGGGAGAAGTACTGTACAACATATGTGGGTACTTTAATTGTAGAAGAGCTACTTAAATTGGGTTATATACTTGAAGAACCTCGTTTAATAAGAATGAACCCCATGGTAAAATACAAAACCCGCGGAAATGGGGGAGTTTGCCTTAAAATCATTGGCAAAAAGGAAGCGGACAACGAATCTAAAACTGAATCTCAAAAAGAGGAAACTTCGGAAAAAACGATTATTAAATCTCCTAAACTTATTAGATCTATTAAATCACAGTTATATCCTGAAATAAATGAGGAAAGTTACAAATTGTCTAAATCGGAATATTTGGAAGTAAAAACGCTAGTTACTAGTCTTGTTGAGAAATACACTGATTTTCACTGTTCAACCACAAATCCTGGAATTGTATTAATAAATTCAAAATTAACAAGGCAGAAAAAGGCAATTTTAAAAAATTATTACAATAGAGTACTTACTGAAATTGTAACCTTGGATGAAGCAGAAGCAATTATAAAAAAGGTTGGTGCTGAATACGTGAAATATAAAAAAGGACTCGGTATTATCGGTTCTTTGGGTTCAATATCCTCATATTTCGCAGAAAATCAAACGTACACATATGAACTTTTAGCATACCGAGAAAAGGATAAATGGGGTACTGAACGTTATGTACTAGATAGTTCAGTAGTAGAAATGGATAAGCTAACATATCCATACACTTTTAATAATGTAGACAATAATAAAAATATCATAGCTCCGAATACGAAATGCCCAGTTTTATATGGTGTACGTGGAATTTCAAAAGAAATAGTTTTAAAAGCCAAAGATATCATAGAATGTGAGAATATCGATAAATATATGATATTCAGGACTAATCAAGGTACTGACCAGCATTTAAGACTAATGAATATTGCAGATGCTAAGGAAAACACCGGTGCAATTTTATCAGGTTGCGTTACTCAGGAATTTAAGGAAATAAGTGGCGGACACGTTTTAATTGAATTATCTGATAACACGGGTAGTATAAACTGTATGGCTTATGAGCCAACCAAAAAATTTAGGCATATAATAAGGGAATTGGCAATCGGCGATTTAATAACTGTTTATGGTACAATAAGGGAAGAACCTTATCAGTTAAATATTGAAAAAATAAACGTTGTAAAGCTCAATAACATATACGAAAAGGTTAAAAAGTGTGAGTGTGGCGGTACATTAAAATCTAAAGGTATATCTAGCGGTTATAAATGTAACAAATGTGGGAAACGTTTAAAATATGATGAAATCCCTAAGATACAAATTGTTAGGAATTTAAGGGAAGGATTTTATGAAGTACCACCATCTGCAAGACGTCATTTAAGCATGCCATTAAGTTTAATCAATTATTTGCCTAATAAATTAAGATAA